A DNA window from Micromonospora sp. NBC_01739 contains the following coding sequences:
- a CDS encoding helix-turn-helix domain-containing protein: MGSAEISPQMAFARFVRRAIDDAREERGWTVTDLAAHTGVGRSTIFRWLAGDWQDYPELAKVRGFCSALDLPVAAAFRALGLPDTGSGSLPRGSDGPVEADVRVILQRLADPSVPAEEKHHIRDLLRYLARRPIRRAG, from the coding sequence ATGGGTTCGGCAGAAATATCGCCACAGATGGCGTTCGCGCGCTTCGTGCGCCGGGCTATCGACGACGCCCGCGAGGAACGCGGATGGACCGTCACCGACCTGGCCGCCCACACCGGAGTCGGCCGGTCCACCATCTTCCGCTGGCTGGCCGGTGACTGGCAGGACTACCCGGAACTGGCCAAGGTGCGGGGCTTCTGCTCCGCCCTGGACCTCCCGGTGGCGGCTGCCTTCCGGGCGCTGGGGCTGCCGGACACCGGCTCGGGAAGCCTCCCCCGGGGCAGCGATGGCCCGGTCGAGGCGGACGTGCGGGTGATCCTGCAACGGCTGGCCGACCCGAGCGTGCCGGCCGAGGAGAAGCACCACATCCGGGACCTGCTGCGCTACCTGGCCCGCCGCCCGATCCGCCGCGCCGGCTGA
- a CDS encoding RecQ family ATP-dependent DNA helicase — translation MSQERSMVRERAEQVLRRLAGDHATLREDQWRAIEALVVDQRRVLCVQRTGWGKSAVYFVATALLRDQPSPAGPTVIVSPLLALMRNQVEAAARAGIRARTINSANLEEWEEITAEIHAGTVDVLLISPERLNNPDFRDGVLPQLAATTGLLVVDEAHCVSDWGHDFRPDYRRLRTFLGNLPAHTPVLATTATANARVTRDVAEQLGTEVAVPGPEVLVLRGSLDRESLRLGVLDLPTPAHRLGWLADHLDRLPGSGIIYTLTVAAATETAEFLRARGWSVAAYTGQAEDADRRAAEQDLLDNKIKALVATSALGMGFDKPDLGFVVHLGAPPSPIAYYQQVGRAGRAVDHAEVLLLPGREDVAIWRYFASLAFPPEDQVRAVLAALHTDRPLSTQALEPLVDLRRARLEMMLKVLDVDGAVRRVRGGWLATGEPWTYDAERLRRVATARAAEQQAMLEYASTPGCRLRYLRECLDDAEATDCGRCDRCAEPLFTSEVSPAALTAAQNFLGRPGVQIVPKKLWPTGLAAVGVPLKGRIAPAEQALPGRAVGRLSDLGWGDRLRGLVGPGTPDGPVPDDVVAAVIEVLKAWAHGDDPWPSRPVGVVAVDSTTHPLLITSLAERIAAVGRMPLLGRVTVAAPPGAARGNSAQRVRALHGTLTVPAPLATALADLTGPVLLVDDLVETGWTLTLAARELRRANAPAVLPLTLALTT, via the coding sequence ATGAGCCAGGAACGCAGCATGGTCCGGGAGCGCGCCGAACAGGTGCTGCGGCGGTTGGCCGGCGACCACGCCACCCTCCGTGAGGATCAGTGGCGGGCGATCGAGGCGCTGGTGGTCGACCAGCGGCGGGTGCTCTGCGTGCAACGTACCGGCTGGGGCAAGTCGGCGGTCTACTTCGTGGCCACCGCCCTGCTGCGTGACCAGCCCTCTCCCGCCGGGCCTACGGTGATCGTCTCCCCGCTGTTGGCGTTGATGCGGAACCAGGTCGAGGCCGCCGCCCGCGCCGGCATCCGGGCCCGCACCATCAACTCCGCCAATCTGGAGGAGTGGGAGGAGATCACCGCCGAGATCCACGCCGGGACGGTGGACGTGTTGTTGATCAGCCCGGAACGGCTGAACAATCCGGACTTCCGGGATGGTGTGCTGCCGCAGTTGGCCGCCACCACCGGGCTGCTGGTGGTCGACGAGGCGCACTGCGTCTCCGACTGGGGGCACGACTTCCGGCCGGACTACCGCCGGTTGCGTACCTTCCTCGGCAATCTGCCGGCCCACACCCCGGTGCTGGCGACGACGGCCACCGCCAACGCCCGGGTGACCCGGGACGTGGCCGAACAACTCGGCACCGAGGTGGCCGTCCCCGGTCCGGAGGTGCTGGTGCTGCGGGGCAGCCTGGACCGGGAGTCCCTGCGGCTCGGCGTACTCGACCTGCCCACCCCGGCGCACCGGCTCGGCTGGCTCGCCGACCACCTGGACCGGCTGCCCGGGTCCGGCATCATCTACACCCTGACCGTCGCGGCGGCCACGGAGACCGCGGAGTTCCTGCGGGCCCGGGGGTGGTCGGTGGCGGCGTACACCGGGCAGGCGGAGGACGCCGACCGGCGCGCCGCCGAACAGGACCTGCTGGACAACAAGATCAAGGCCCTGGTGGCCACCAGCGCTCTCGGCATGGGCTTCGACAAACCGGACCTGGGGTTCGTGGTGCACCTGGGTGCCCCACCCTCCCCGATCGCCTACTACCAGCAGGTCGGCCGGGCCGGCCGGGCCGTCGACCACGCCGAGGTGCTGCTGCTGCCCGGCCGCGAGGACGTGGCCATCTGGCGGTACTTCGCCTCCCTGGCCTTCCCCCCGGAGGACCAGGTCCGTGCGGTGCTCGCCGCCCTGCACACCGACCGGCCGCTCTCCACCCAGGCCCTGGAACCGCTGGTCGACCTGCGCCGGGCCCGCCTGGAGATGATGCTCAAGGTGCTCGACGTCGACGGCGCGGTCCGCCGGGTGCGCGGCGGCTGGCTCGCCACCGGCGAGCCCTGGACCTACGACGCCGAGCGGTTGCGCCGCGTCGCCACCGCCCGCGCCGCCGAGCAACAGGCCATGCTGGAGTACGCCTCGACGCCCGGTTGCCGGTTGCGTTACCTACGGGAGTGCCTGGACGACGCCGAGGCGACCGACTGTGGCCGCTGCGACCGGTGTGCCGAGCCCCTGTTCACCTCCGAGGTGTCACCGGCGGCATTGACGGCCGCACAGAACTTCCTCGGCCGCCCCGGGGTGCAGATCGTGCCGAAGAAGCTCTGGCCGACCGGGTTGGCGGCGGTCGGCGTACCCCTGAAGGGGCGCATCGCCCCGGCGGAGCAGGCGCTGCCCGGTCGGGCCGTGGGCCGGCTCTCCGATCTCGGTTGGGGTGACCGGCTGCGCGGGCTGGTCGGGCCGGGTACCCCGGACGGGCCGGTGCCGGACGACGTGGTCGCGGCCGTCATCGAGGTCCTGAAGGCGTGGGCGCACGGGGACGATCCCTGGCCCAGTCGCCCGGTGGGGGTGGTGGCGGTGGACTCGACCACCCATCCGCTCCTGATCACCTCACTGGCCGAGCGGATCGCCGCCGTCGGGCGGATGCCGCTGCTGGGCCGGGTGACCGTCGCCGCCCCGCCCGGTGCCGCCCGCGGAAACAGCGCCCAGCGGGTACGCGCCCTGCACGGCACCCTCACCGTGCCCGCCCCCCTGGCCACCGCCCTGGCCGACCTGACCGGCCCCGTCCTGCTCGTCGACGACCTCGTCGAGACCGGCTGGACCCTGACCCTGGCCGCCCGCGAACTCCGCCGCGCCAACGCCCCCGCCGTCCTCCCCCTAACCCTGGCCCTAACGACCTGA